ttttccttctgaaggaaaaaattgcttgCATTTTTGATGctgcattttttctccttttctctgaCTTCcttaaggaaggaaaaaacattTAGACAATTGTAGAATTTACTGACCTCACTTTCCATCTGCGATTGcgcgtatttttcttttgtgcgaGTGTGTTGGACTTAATGAAAAGTCATTTAAAATGGTATTTTCCAATATATAAAGTGCATGGTGTTGATCAATTCCTTTGGTACGGGTCAGCGCTGGCGAGTTAAATTCAGGATCGCAGAGGTATAAAGGATTATGAACGCATGTACGGagtttacaatgacttgcgggtcTAGCCGATATATCAGGCTTAACATAGCCTAAGattatagttgaaaaagtgttcaggaGACTCGAACTTTCACGTTTGGTCAAGCATCAAGAAATTGTTAGAGCAGTGCACACGAAATTGTtggtttcctattttttaagCTCATTTATGCGATTTTGTTAATTGTGTAAAATTGTGGTCCGTCCTTACTTTGAACCTTTGTAGTAAGGAAAGGATTTATCAAAGTAGCCAAAAATTTGCTATTATGAGATTAAGTATGCCcgaattttgtgagatttttaTTGTATGTGCACACATTAACTTCGTTCGTACACTAGAGTAgcgcaaagtttgaaaatcccacttttcgtctttttcctttcatttcatctttaCATTGCACCTCCGTTAATCTCCAGAACAGAGTTCAAATTGAAAGAACTCAAGCACAACTCTTAAGTATAGTAATAGCAATATATAAAACCAATTCACATCACCATCAAAACGTTAATACTTATCCTCTGATGTTGGATTTATTAGTGATGGGTAGCTCTAGTTTTTTCGTGAAGTGTTTGTAGTTAgagtcaacaacaacaatgagttgtaaaaaaaagagataatagTCATTGTTTGAATTGCATacataaaacaaagaataagatagtttaaaggcatcaccccacgaatctgaggtgacacggatttcaggtggagtattcgtacacggcatagtagattatggagaggaaggtgattccgtccatttcttcctaattgccgcaaaaaagcggcccggaacgTAGGGCTTCGAGAGTTCAAAGCTGGCGCTAttttccaatcgaactcattgtggaaaatagcgcgccggaactctcgaagccgtaccttccgggccgttttttacggcaattaagaagaaatggacggaatcacccttctctccatagtctacgatcccgtatacgaacactccacctgaaatccgtacctcctcagattcgtggggtgacgcctttaaatgTTATCGTATTAATGACAGCTGAACTGGAGCGGTCAGATCAAATAACAATATTAATAATCTCATCTTCACTAGAATTCGATTAATCCTAGTCCTCAATTCCATTGTGGAATATTTCCAAAGATtaattcagaacttttttcaagaaacaaaaatatgcgacGTCTATATAAATGTTGCTTTTCCAACATTGTAGTTGCAGTTGTAATagatatacatacataccatCCTGAaggtccggctaaagccggacctcaggctttttttgctgttcgcttcgctcggcTCCAccgatcaaaaagaaataacattgGTGAcacttttgtaaaattagaattgcttctttctatcaacgcttccttcaattttttttacccgaaaatttaagcacagatgaaagattttctctaaacgctcagttctatatttggagaacaatcgatcttgattttacatctatgtttctctcaaacctccacaatttggaaacatcattcgaagtctgattttcctccgttctccactattagcaaagaatgatgtgctaaaaTCAGATGAAGcaaatatcactatcgtagtgataaaaataacgttctatgTCAGATCGCTTAAACTGTTGGCTATTCTGTATTGCATTTAATCAGCCGTTCGTACgtgcgtttcctttttttgaagaaagaatgttagcagcatcaggaagacatgctgggaaatagatatgagaaggaaccacagaaaccaATTCTacttggggctcccgcgcaccaatccgatatTATCTGGCTCTCGGCCACGAATTCGACGACGTAGGACCCGTCTGACTCcattttaccgcgttggggctccagcgcaccaaaccgacgccatggtatctgtctccctctctttttgggataTCTTTGAGATGTCAAGGACTAagacatgcacacacacaggcgcacacacgtgacagaatacccccgttattatacagcatgatagtttgaaAATTAGGAAGTATGCACCcgcataaaagtttatttaccctcactaacatatgagagaaactaacttgtcTCATCAAAGCCAAGATGCATCTCACATAGGTTTGGACAATTGTGaagaggtagagtgctcgcctatcaagTGCATGTCGATGGTTCAACACCTTAcgggtgcagagttttgcatcattatggagtattttcgtgacacacagacaaacacacacacacacatacacacacggactaagcgcgttattatatagcatgatgttATGATTTAACAAATGTGTTTAATATAAAGCAACTATACAGTAGTTTAAGAATTTAGGAGTTCATTACGATAGCATCGAATCTCCTTCCGTAGTATAGGTTCAAACTTGTTCGCATGCATTATGCAATAAAACTCCTACATTTCCCGAGAACGAACGACGAATTCGCAGTTACATAATTGGAGTCCCACTGCTGGCGTGCTATCTGCAAGTGATTGAAGTCCTGTGCAAAGCAGGAAGTCACATTTTACACGTTGTTGAATCAGGATTTAAGAGCAGTAAATACTAGCAGACGAACTGTGGAACAATTTGTTGGAAGTACACAGATTCACTATGTGGCAAACCAGTTCGCAACCTATGCTAGTTACTCGTAATGATTATTATTTgcctatttgtttattttagttttctattttatctgTGGAACAATTTGTTGGAAGTACACAGATTCACTATGTGGCAAACCAGTTCGCAACCTATGCTAGTTACTCGTAATGATTATTATTTgcctatttgtttattttattcgattttacCAATTTACTGGAATTTACTTTAAATTCTTTGTCTTACCAAAGCCCCGGCACTCGGCATTTCTAACTCTTCtgggaaattttatttttctcatttgtcattttcttaAACACTCACGTTCTCACTGCGTTTGAATTCTACATAGAATTTCCTACGATCTCCTTTGCTAATAGATGGTGGCTTTGTGGACGGGGttcaatgaagttttttttttcatttctttagaTGATTCCAAATATGAGTTTGAGTTCCTGTTTAGAGTTGGTTGTGCCGCGGGCAGAAGCAGATGGACCAATACAGTAAATCCTCGGCAATGATACTATGTCTAAAAGCACTGCCTAAATTAAATCCTTGGAAGACCCAGTTAACATTTGGAGTGAATGGGGTTTTTAACTGAAAAGTTCATACTTTAATTCACTATTTAATTTCTTGGGCAAGGATTTTCAGTCCTATCCAAAAGTATAATTTTTGCCAGATGAGcatcgcaaaaaaagaaacttaatgATCAGTTTGCAAACATCGGGGATAACGAGACATCAACTAATCTACAATTACAGGTGGATTGATATTGACTCATGCACGTGTGAATGTCTCAAAAAATCGTTGATCAATAAATCATATGGGCGTTTACTCCGTACTTGATGGACTACGAACCGCGGCGTTGGGTAAAATTCGCAGAATCGACTGTTTGATATGCACCTAAAATTACTGACACATAGTGTGTATGTTCTTCTAACGCATTATTACCCGTAATTCCAAGTTGGACACGAGAACTACGGACACTAGAGCTTCTCAGTAACTCATCCACGCCACATGAAATCTTTACATTCGATTCCACTGCTAAAATGTGGCTGGAAGTAGGACTCTGACGTGACAGGATCGAACTTTGTCCTCACTGTAATGAGGCGCGTACTCGACCTGCACCCAGATGGCAAAAACTTTCATGGAGCAAAAAAGGCGCAAAAACGTCCTAAGAACACGGAAACCGTTCTCGTCGTTACGCTGTTTCATTTGCATAGTGGCTGCTTGCAGACTCCACGTAATTCCAATTTGTGGAAATCCCCGTAAAGTCATCCCCGTAAGGAGCACTTTGTTGCGAATACATATAAATCGAAAGTGTGTGATTAGAAGTCGTTACATGCATGTTTGGTAATCATGGAttggtttcctttttctttcttttttttttggctttttttactttgactTTATGGGGAccattttcgcttcttttttttcttttgaagtaaTACATGATATAACTTAGCTAATCAATTCTGATAAGTTTGTTAGGAAGGTTTGTAAACATAAAACAGTGGTAATTCCATCTCTGCCTTCTTTTTATAATATGGCTTAAGCCCAAATGTCGTGGATCTTCCAAGACTTATGCTTGGGGTTTAGGGCCTCGActgacttagctattcacttccagtgatgaGCTTTCGATTGATGACTTCTCAAATGCTTCTCAAATGGTCAAATGAGAAAGATATTCGATAGTTAAGAATGCTTTCTGTGCTCTGTGGACGTTTTTGCGCCTTCGCTACTACAAAACGAGCACGCGAGCACAGTTCGATCGTGCAACATCAGAGTGCCCGCTCCCCCCAAACCACATTTTAACCGACACCAGAGGACCTGCCTCTTGCAACAAACTCTTTCATAGCAAATCTTGTCCCTGacataaactttttttccggGAAAAAGGTCTTAGAAGTCCAAGTTGCTGAACCTACCAAAGTGTCATTCTGAGGGTAACCGGATGTGGATGGTGATGCCGACCCAATGTCGTGTCGCATCGAGCACTCTGAGACATActgtagtcgagtcaaaacgaagtGAAGCTTGGTGCACTTGGCTTGGCTCGAAGCGAGGCGGTCGCGTTAGCGATTGGGGTAGAGGTGGGATCATCGTGAGCTGCAGCAATGAGTGTGCTAGCTAGAGTTCTTCGAACACACTAATTCGCtataccgcaccgcttcgaaggCAGCCGTTTAGCAACTGCACAGAGCTCGATGTCATTTTGTAGTATAACCATACATCCGGTGGGAGCAAGAACGTCTAACAAAGAACGCACCTAAGACTTCAGGTCTAACAAAGACGAACCTAAGAGAAAGCCTTGCCAGGAGCAAGTGCAAGGGAACAAGTGCAAGTAATATCGGATTGGATGGTGATTCCATGTTATTCCTACTGGTGACAACGGGACCACCCGaatccaaaaaacaaaatagtgtTCCGCGGTCAGTTTTAGCGAATGGAAATTACATTGATGCTTAATAGACGGGTCAAACCGACTTGAATCCCGAGTGTAGTTGCGATACATTTGCGCACGCGcttgaaacggcgcggtggaggcagctggaaccgagttgggaccgtagAAAGAGGGACTATACCAAACGGGTCAGTGTACGTTTGCTGTATCCTCGGCGCTGATGATGGAAAAAGTGAACGAGGAATTGTGAATATAGACTGTAGCTTATAATAGTCTAGCAGTTGTGTCAGAAAGGGTCTCCTATTTTCGTCTATTCATCTTTGTTGTCAGTATTAAGGTCACAAAAATTAACCGAACAACCGTTTTGGTCTGTTCCGGAaaggaaccaaaaaaaacttggtcTCTTAGCAGCCGCTATACATACTGTGCGACAGCATCACCTCATTTCAAGAGGCTCGGCTGAAGTCACTCGGTTGGTCTCTTAGCAGCCGCTATACATACTGTGCGACAGCATCACCTCATTTCAAGAGGCTCGGCTGAAGTCACTCGGCAGCAGCATTTCCTTGGCCTTCCTTCGTCAGTTTACAACccctcaaaaatttcatttgccTGAAActatagccgggtcaaaacgacatgaatcacgagtgtagttgcggagCATTGGCTTACACGCTTGAAACGACGCGGTTGAGGCAGCAGCTGGGACCAAGTTGGGACCGTTGCAAACTGTAGCGTTGATTGGTTCCAGCAAGGGTTTTGCCACGCTACTagtcgctacgctccaccgaagcgcctagagagaagccgcgtacgcaattgcgtacgtgctgcatgtcgttttggtCCCACTACACGTTATGTTACGTTGTGTAACTACTTTTCCGCCTAAATATGTTTGTGTAATTTTCGCGTGAAAATGTTCGTCCTGGCTTATGTACACGTGCGCCACGCCCCACACCCTtccagcaacctattcattagtttcacttgaatagactggtgaGACGACATCACTaatcctcgaccgctcgcacttagatgcgtcgcgtgcacaaggttggtaAAAAGTAGTGTCTTTCACGTCGTTCTTTACGACGACTAGGAAAGATGAGCTGCCACTTGAGCTGACGCTGCCTTCAAATACATATTGTTGTGTATCGTTCTCCTCGCTAAAGATGTTCTCTAGTTTACAACTCACATAAAATACTCATCTACCAGTTCAATCGTCTACTCTGATAGTCATTGGAGGTATCGTAGAAGCCCGCACGTGTTCACACTAAGGAATGAGGCAGAGTCTAttttcgatttcaaaaaaaatcgtaagaaGTTAGAGTTTCGCGTTGTTCTCCGTTAAGATCACAACATCGCTAGCGTACGTGGGATCGACCCAGATGCCATGAGTCGACAGGCAAGAGCATATGCACAAATCACACCACTTGACCGTTTTCTGCGTGTAAGATGTTATCGGTGCCGGAATTCAATACAATAGTCCCAATACTATCCCTTGTTCTACACCCCACTTCTCACTTTAAACGATAAAATAAACCTGGCTAATTGCAAGCAGCGGCAGCTGCGCATTGATTCTTGTAGTCAGCTAGACGGACAAACTTTCCTGGTTTTCTGTCGGCGTGAAAATAGTCTCATTGAGGAAAGATGAAAGAGGGCCACCTTGAGCAGATGCAGAGAACCTGAGGTCTGAAAACTGAATAACAGTGCGCGAAAGATTATCTGACGCTTGCAGACACattatcataattcccctttAGAAACAGTTGCTCGTCATCATTGTGGATGTGGTTATTTGGATGTGGATGGTCGTACATCTGATATTTATACAAGAAGGCTTCTAGATCACGCAGTGCGagattcctccaccaggtgatcacagtttttcttcacagTTGTCGCGCAACCTCTTATCTGCTCATCGGCATCGGTATGTGTTTCATGTAGTGCAACAAAGAGATACCGCAAAAGTTTGGACAAAACGGATCACTCGACTTCAACACAACGTAGTGTCCAGACTGTGGGAGTGCACATAAGATCAGCGTAGCCAAACAGATAGTTGTTAATGAAAACCGCAAGTAACAGTGTAAAAATAATGTCTCATGCACTCTTATTTGGTGCACTTGAATTCCCGAATGCGTTCGATACAAGCATGGCCATCGAAGACGACAATCTAACTCGCATACACAGCTCCGACtgataaataatttttagtcGATAATCAAAGCAATTTCCTGATATTATAACAATTTCTCACTGATTGTGACTGATACAATTCATAATCTCTACCGTTACAACAGATCTACCGATGCAGTACTACACATGCATTTGGTAATCCACCAATTCCCATTCATTGTCTTTCGACGCAAATTTCAAATCACTATAAAATAACTAGTACGTTCTTCATGTTTCGCAACCGTTCTGAAACATCACCAGAATATATTGTCAGAGCTTCTGGTTCAACGTAATGCTTCCAAAGTAGATCTGGATCACAGGATCAACAGCTATGTATGTGCTCTTTATGATCGTCTGCAAGTATAACAACATCCCAAATTTTACTGGTATGAAAAATCATTCTTCGACATTCGATTGTTGTGGGTCTCCAGCAGAGCAAAAACTAGTATGCTAGGGGgaattttcgaaaagtgaGATCATCCGACCACAGATCTCCCTCATCAGATGGATCACaaccggttagtcgcgaggctacatGGCGCGTCcacaggtggcggatagggggttAACCAAAAGCGATCCTGTAACTGCCCTGaaacgcaggtggattcaggagatggactccctgtttatGTTGTGCCAGGATCGGCTCATAGTACTAGCGTATCCCGCCCGTCGGTCCGGCCGAAGGCTTGGAATCAAGTGGCTGGGGCTGGGTGCAAGGGAGgtggtttggagtcgcctcctaCAAATAACACCTGTCCAGGAGCGAGAGCGGAGAGGAGAGGAGAGCGCAACGTTCTCCTAAAACCCATGGGACTGGAGgtttgcaacctgcccatgaatttttaattcatatgcaaaacacagtaatagaaaatagtctcctgattccggaggaaaactggtacggtagcgccgcgaaagacggggttgcagcAGTCATGTACGGTactgaaacggaaaaggagtaggatgacgatctgtgcTTATAACGCCCgaacgcttgcatcggatgcggccactaaagatctgatgatgcaagccaggaagtttaagtacgacgtcatcggactgaccgagaatAGGCGACGCCACCCACTAAATGCCGTGCATGACACTGGGGAacaactgttcttaggaacatgcgacagtaaaGGAGCtggtggagttggtgtcctcgtcaacacgaatataGCAGTAAACATccactctttcgaacaacataTATCCCGACTCGGACGTTTATGGATGAGAAGATCTGgttcaacaccagctttgacattcttcgtcgtttacgctccaatatgaagctacgaagaagtcgaagctttctatacgGACTTGGACAAGTTCTACAGAaaagatcataccttctacaaggccataattggtgatttcaacgccaaaattggccccagaagaacgcctggagaacttcacatcggaacccacgGCTTCTAATGGAATGAACAAGGAGAGGGGCTTTCCGAGTTCACCATGACGACTAAacccatccatgggaactcgcaattccaggaGTAGCGGAAAGTCCCTCTTCTCTACTCTGGACGTGGGAGCCACCCGATGGAAggtatcataatgaaattgaccataTCACCGTCAGTAAAACTTTTGcttgacggatgtcgctgttgttcCAAActtttatacgggatcggaccatcgccttcttcgatgaagattttctttcactcgaagaggagaaaaagccgCGAATTTAACATAGCGAACTATTAGAACCATCATCGGCCGAGAACACTTCGCTTCGTTTGTCGGCTTCTGGAAAGATACCGTCATGTACGACAACCACGACGAATGTGAACGacttgtagaacatcttcacgactgtacgaggaaaacgaagagtttcaaaactaCCAACAGACGCCTGTCTCCGAGAACTCTAAGAGTTGATACGTCAGCAAGGAGCTGCACGAGAGGCacgcaaccaagaactcacatCCGAGCTCGCAAtgttttgcagagaggcgataaaggaagacctcaaagagagaagagcagaagtgctggctgaagctgcagaggcgggccAGAACATTCGCAACGCCCGTCGGAACTTCGCCAATAGTAAAacaatgactgctctccggacccCAGATGGAACAATTAGAGCATCGAAGAAGGGGGATGGGAAAggtcattcacgacttctactcggatctcttcgacagccacgtctacttgcctcctcaccatctgagggaaaatggacatgtcattccaaagcTCCTCCCTTCCGAAGTCCAACACGCCATCATGTCCGTGAAGAATCGTACTGCACCGATCCCGACAGAATCAAGTCTGAACATCTGGAGTACCTACCTTCAGTCCTCATCAAGACATTGACAAGGTtcttcactcgttatctgtcggaacgcaaggttcctaaacaatggaaaaccagcaagaccgtactgttgtataagaagggagacccaCGAGACATCGGTAACtgtcgcccaatctgcttactgtctgtcatctacaagctcttcacaagagtaatcctaaacaaggtagaaagaacattagatgaaggacagccatgtgGTCAAGGAGAGtttcgaaaagggttcagTACCATTGACAACATATACTGACACTTGATCacttttcaaaactcataaaagtatcgcgagagtacaaggtGCTGCTGAGTCTCACTTTgatcgatttgaagaaagttTTTGGTACAGTTGAGACCGtagcggtcatggaggccttggacaaccgGAGCGTCCCTACTCCATACATAAAGATACCTCGTGAGTTGTATAccaacttcacgaccaaaattctCCCAAAGAACATGgatgtcataatcgacgtgaGAGACGTGAGAGGAGCCCGCCAGGGTGACAAaatttcacctaaaatattcagtgccactctcgagaacgcgatgcgaggattggaactggataacatgggagtgaaagttgacggcTGACATTTACACTATCTACGTTTTGCTGATAGCATCGCTCTTACAACATAAAACATCAATCAGACGGAACGGATGCTAGCC
The Necator americanus strain Aroian chromosome I, whole genome shotgun sequence genome window above contains:
- a CDS encoding hypothetical protein (NECATOR_CHRI.G1824.T1), coding for MTICAYNARTLASDAATKDLMMQARKFKYDVIGLTENRRRHPLNAVHDTGEQLFLGTCDSKGAGGVGVLVNTNIAVNIHSFEQHISRLGRLWMRRSGSTPALTFFVVYAPI
- a CDS encoding hypothetical protein (NECATOR_CHRI.G1825.T1); the encoded protein is MFCREAIKEDLKERRAEVLAEAAEAGQNIRNARRNFANSKTMTALRTPDGTIRASKKGDGKGHSRLLLGSLRQPRLLASSPSEGKWTCHSKAPPFRSPTRHHVREESYCTDPDRIKSEHLEYLPSVLIKTLTRFFTRYLSERKVPKQWKTSKTVLLYKKGDPRDIGNCRPICLLSVIYKLFTRVILNKVERTLDEGQPCGQGEFRKGFSTIDNIY